Genomic segment of Coffea arabica cultivar ET-39 chromosome 1e, Coffea Arabica ET-39 HiFi, whole genome shotgun sequence:
TTTTTTCTTGTTATATGTTCCTAATGTGCTGTGGTCTAAGGagttctttttccctttttttccctGCATTAATAGATGGTGAAATGTAATATTATTTGTCTAAGAAGTagtagtttctcccttttttctGGCTTCAAAGTTGAGATGTGCTTAGCTTCACCTGAGGGCTCCTAGCTTGGAGCTTCTTTCTGCAGAATCAACAAAAATGTTTCTACAGATTCTACAAGAACTGTTTGTTATTTTGTCTATCCATCTTTGCAGTTGTGAGGGGTTGATAATTAAGACATTGAAGAAAGATGCCACGTATGAGCCTTCCAAGCGGTCAAATAACTGGCTGAAGTTGAAAAAGGATTACATGGATAGGTATGTGCATTGAACTCACAGCACTGGCTATTCCTTTTGGGCTTGAGCAACTTACTTTTCACCTTATATGATCTGCAGTACGGGTGACTCACTGGATTTGGTTCCCATTGCTGCTTTCCATGGCCGGGGAAAACGTACTGGTAATTTGACATATCATATTTTTGAGAGGACACTAAGTGATTATTCGCTTATTTTGGCTCAGATTCAGATTTGTGTCACTATGCTTGACATTCTTCACCCTAGCTTCAGATATAGTTACCAGTGTATACTCTTTTGCTTTTTAATTGGGTTTGTATTGCTGCATTTATTGGAAGTTGGTTTCATAACTTTGTTGAACCATTTTTAGGTGTTTATGGAGCCTTTCTCCTTGCTTGTTATGATGTCAACAACGAAGAATTCCAGAGCATATGTAAAATTGGTAATGTGCCTACTTAATGGTTCACTGTGAAATTTACCTTGATAGGAAACTTCAATTACTTTGTCTAAACTCTAAATACATACATCCCTTGACATCAAGTGATAAGAAACTTCTTGGTTGTGCTTAGGCACTGGATTTTCTGAAGCTGTGCTTGAAGAGCGCTCTGCCAGCTTGCGCTCTAAAGTTATTCCCAAGCCAAAGGTATTTCATTTACTTCCTCATTGAATAGGAAGAATTTTGTATTTCTGTAAACCTTATACGGATTCTGACATGCTTCTGGATTTAAATGATATCCCAGTCTTATTACCGGTACTCAGATACAATCAATCCAGATGTATGGTTTGAACCTATTGAGGTAGTAAAAGTTATCCTCTGCTTCCTTTTCTGTTCATTGTTTgtgattttcttcctttttttcattacTCTGCTTTTTACATCAGTGCCAGCTGGCTCACATAATCTTTCAATGTCTATTCTTTTGTGAGATTCTCATTGATCGTAATGAATTAGGCAATAATTCTATGCCAATGTTTTGTGATATTCTTTTCCAGATTGTTTCTGTACTCAGGAAGAAATGTTGGGAGCGAAGTTTTCTTGCTCTATGGGTTTTGTTTGATACATCCATTTTTTTAGACTTAAGTTGGATGCTTTATTAGCATTCTTCGTGTTGTACATGTGGGAATCCCGTTCCTTGTGAATATAGACTTTCTTCTAGCATGCTCCTTTTTTATGCAGATTATTGTTCTGCCTCATACAGTGATCTTTTGAGTCATATACTCTTTCAGGTTTGGGAGGTAAAAGCTGCTGATCTGACTATCAGTCCTGTTCATCGTGCTGCTACTGGTATTGTGGATTCAGACAAGGTATTTGTTTACTTCCAAGCGTGTACAATTAAGTTAAAGAATACATCTGAACTTCCTGGCAGTGAATCCATCATACTTTGATTAAGCTCTTAAGATTAATTTTACTGGTCAttttctcctccctttttctATCATTCTATCCTTTTTTGCAAGCATTGGCAAAACCAAGACTTTTTGTTAGCCGCtgggtgtttttttttattgttttttttgttgttgggggggggggggggcgctGCGGTGCTCTGTTAAGTGCTATAAGATTTTTAAAACATTAGAAGGGGCAAACCCTTTTGTCAAAAAGGACTACTTTGAAAATAAATTATGTACATGGTAAAATCTTTAGACTTCATTCAATTTTGGAGGGAGTGCTGCCCCTCGTCGTCCCCCAAAGGAAAGTGTATATGGCTGTTGAACTTCATGCCACATCGTGGCACTTTTTTTTCCTCTGACATACCAAACTAGTGGTAAACCGGGTGTTGAGATTATTGTTATGTAGATCGTGAGTTATTCTTAGACAATGAAAAATTTTGTTCCTGTGATTCAAATCTGATATCCCTTCACcttgttaattttaattttccaaAGGGAATTTCTCTTCGGTTTCCACGTTTACTACGGGTTCGAGAAGATAAGAATCCAGAGGATGCCTCTTCTGCTGATATGGTAAAGAAAAATCTTTTGATTACTGGTTCTTTATTAATTCACTGATAATCTTTCGCACGTTAATGAAATGTTGCCTGGGCCTCTTTCTGAATTGTTGTTGGATTGCAGGTAGCAGATATGTATAGAGCTCAGAAACACAATCAAAGTAACCGCGATGATGATGAGCAATAATGAAAGCAATTAGTTGGatattttagttcatttatAGAAATGATGCCTATTGTGCATGTCTGGGCATCCACAAAAGTAAGTCGTGCCCTCTGGAAACTTGTGTTATTGTCAAATTTGATGCACTGGTTTCACTGATCTAAGTAATATTCACAGTGTGAGTAATATAACCAGTCATTTAAAACCcatttaatttcttgaattatgATTTATGAGTCACAGCTACCAAAATAATGTTAAAACCTGTCCAGATACTTTTGATTATATTGCTTGCATGCATCTTTAGATAAAAACCCTGTATTTATTTCACAATCATATCTGTGTcttacaacttttttttttgtggtggtGTGTGTTTGTTTGGTGGGgattccctctctctctctctcatacatgcacgcacacacacacatttaGGATTTTGCCATTTTGGTATTAAGTTTGTCATCATTCTAATGCTGGTTTCCCATCCTTCCAATACTGATACCCAAAATTCGAGAGGTGACAGTTCTGGTTTTCAAGTTGCAGACCCTCCCATCTGCTGTAAACTTTCTTCTATTGCTATCAAAGATAGAGAAGCGCTGCAATACTCGGATTCTTTTAGTTGCTGTTCCAGTTTTCCCATATAATCTGTTGATTCATTTTAAAATCTGGCTTTAGCACTTTCCAGCTGTTACATGTATAATTTGATCTATACctgggcaaaggaaagaaggcggaaaaaaagaaaaagaaagacggACTTCCAAGCCTGTTGCTTATACGGTGGGAGCATTATCCCTCAGGTTATTACTTGGTCTGAATGTGTTCTAGAAAATGGCACATGTTACAGCTGGAGACCGAGTATTTACTTGACCTGCTTGTGCATGTTGTCAAGAGGAAGAAGACATCGCGTTTCCACGGGAAAACGCAGTTGGGTTTTGGATTTCAAGTTTACCAGTTGTGATACAACTGGAATGCCTCTTCACAGTTTCATATCTACGTCTGGGGTGATTAGCACGATATTGTCTTTCTCTATCAATTCTCAAATTTTCTTTGGGGCACCAGACTTGGGTTCTTGGGACCAATGATTACTTGCTGTGCTGCTGTGGGATTTGGAAACGTTAGTAAACCTGGCAATGATGTTGGTTAAACGCGCATTAGGCGTGGATGGGGGGTAGGTTAGGTATGGGATTGAAAAGGATGGGTCTCAGGCCTTTGAGAGCGCTCCCTTTGGAGGCTGCAAGAGTTCGTTAAAAGACTTTTGAAGTCAAAGAACCGCAATCGCGTTAGTACTTCCATCTGACTCTTTCTAGTCATCATCAGGTAGCAGAAACTTCCGCCACCACCAGGGCGGATTGGATTTTTGAAACTCTGCCGTTAATTTTTTGCAACGAAGAGAAGAGAGTTTCTGGTCTAAAGTGTTTACCCCAGGAGTCGAGAACATTTGCAAGATGCCTAAACCGTTATCCTCTTTCACACTTGCGCATGATCGAATGTAGTAATTATTCACTGCTAAAAATGTCTGATAGCTGATATTCTATGGTTCTACTAAAAATGTCGGACCTAAGACTCTTGACGCGACTCGactcttcatttttcttctgaGTAGAGGCTCTTTCTTTGCCTTGCTCCGCACTTCCATGAGCTGGAAATTGGTTGTTTTTAGTGACAAGGATAGTGACAGggaagagaaatgaaaaatgcaaaattgGCCTTTGTAGCTTGTGTTCGGACCATAGGAAAAGGCAGCAGTGAAAACTTCCCGAGTCTATATTCTGAAATGGCAATAACACTTAGAAGCAGCCTAAAGGACGAAACAATTGGATTATTCCCTGCGTCCATACTAGTAGTCTATTAACAATTGGATGCCTTGTGAACATGAGAAAGAAACTGCAGCACGCACTCACACTTGTATTTGCCTCTGCTTTGGACTTCTGTAATTGACCGCCACAACAAAAAATTACTGAACTTTTTGGAATTAGCTAACCAAATACGAGGGGAGTGGGGGTGGATGGAGAAATGGGGAAAGCAGTAGCAGCAGATTAAAGAAAACTTTGGATCAAAATGTACCTAAAAATGATTTGAGATGCATCAAATCCACTTAAAATAATAAATCACACACAAGTAGTAGATCCTGATTCTGATTTGTGGGAACCACTCGACCCGACAACAAGGCTCTCGTGGACCTAGTGGCTCTTGGCTATGGCCTTCTGCTACCTTCCAATGTAACCAATCCACGTTCTTGAAAAAAAacatgatctttttttttttttttttttaaaaaaaaaacattttgatGTTCCGTTTACATAAACATTTTGATGTTCCTCCAAACCCCCACAACCCCTCTTTCCCCACTCTATTTTCCCACCTCCCACTGCATGACACATTGTCAAGAAACTATAGCAGGCAGGTGGAACATCAGACATTGCACGTTGAGTGAACGTTTGTACGACCATGCTAGTCAAGTTAATTCTGCTGATAGCCCCTTTCGCTTGAGCAAATCACAAGCATGCATTTCTTATTCATCATATATCTGCATCATGACTAAATTATGAGCGACAAAATTGTTGCATTATTACTTGCATACATAACCAAACTCAACAATATTTGAATTGCACGTCGAATCTGCAAAATATCCCCTTGGAATTATATTGGAAAATCAAATCCCCTTTGCACAAGGTAGAGGGAATTTTGACATTGGTGAAGCAGACAAACCAACCAATACTGAGGCAGAAACAagctaaaaagtaaaaaaacagGACCACAACAAACATCCCTGTCTCCCTAGTCTTCTCCTACAGCTGATTAACTTTGATCTTTTCAGCCTCTTAACTCAAGAATTTCTGAACTATGTACAGAATGCTAGTATATGATCAGTTGACCCCAGGTTCCAAAATCGTACTCCAAGCCTCCTCTAAGAAAAGAACTACTTGTATCACTCTGCTTTATGGGGTGGAAGTAGATTAACGGCACTAATAGTCATTGAAGAACGAGCCTTTGATACTTGGCTTCAGTTGAAGAATCAGAGCCTTCAAAGTAACCCCTTTTCCTGTTCATTCTGCCACAGTTGTTAATGTTACTGTTGTAGGCAGCAATGGTGAGTAAAGAATCTTGATTTAGGGAGTGACCCGATAGTGTTGGAGGTGTAGGTGGTGGTGGAACGACCACCGGTGGCGGTGGAATCTGGTAGGAGTCGAGTGGTGGTGGGGGGTGGCGCCACTGTGGGAGAGGGCCAGCTAAAAGAAGTGTCTGAAGCAACGGTCCAGCTTTCATAACAGCTTGCAAGAACTTCCCTTTTTCAGGCAATGGCCTGTCTGTCAAAATAGGCAATGTTGGGTCTAATTCTGTTGTGGGATGTTGTGGTTGAACTTGAAGCTGATGAGTCAATTCCTGCGGCGGATTTTGCTCAATAATTGGCGATGAAACAATGCTTTCTTCGCAGTCGGAGGAAGAAAAGCCGTTGTTGGAGTCCATTCCTCCTCCTCTTCTGGGCTCATCTTCGATGCTTGAAATTCCAGAGAGGGGTGCTGATTGCTGATTCTGGCGCTGAAGCATCAGCTGCTGCTGCTGGAGCAGTAGCTTATCAAGCACAAGTCTTTGGCATTGTTCTTGTGCTTCATCCCTTTCTTTGATGGTTCTGCTGAGCAAATCTTTGAGCTGAAATAGCTGATCATCTCTCATTTTGAGCTCCTCTTGTGCTTTTAGCCTTGCGTTCTCCAGCTCCATAGTAGTCAGCAGAAGTGATTGCCTCAGTTCATCCATGCCCTGTTTCAGCCAAACAAACATCTTTAGTACACATTACAATTCTCGTCAGATCAAATGAATGGATTGAAGATATAAATAATGCCTAACCTTTCCTTGGTAGAAGTAAGCCCAATTCAGAAGAGGACCCCTCTGGTTTTCCATAGTGCTGCTGCAGTTGTAGCAAGTTAAATTGATGATGGATAAAGTTGAAGCCTTGGAAGGGAGAAAGACAAGGGAAGTCGGGTGGAGGAGGCCTAAAAGAGGAATGTGTAATTAATAGGAGTGATAATTGTGGTCATTTTATAAGGACTTGTTTGTTGTACTGTAGTCAATTGCATGCTACTTGCGCATTTGTTTGTGTTACATTTTCCTCCCCCCGCCCTCCAAAAGAGTGGGTGTATAG
This window contains:
- the LOC140010810 gene encoding uncharacterized protein, with translation MENQRGPLLNWAYFYQGKGMDELRQSLLLTTMELENARLKAQEELKMRDDQLFQLKDLLSRTIKERDEAQEQCQRLVLDKLLLQQQQLMLQRQNQQSAPLSGISSIEDEPRRGGGMDSNNGFSSSDCEESIVSSPIIEQNPPQELTHQLQVQPQHPTTELDPTLPILTDRPLPEKGKFLQAVMKAGPLLQTLLLAGPLPQWRHPPPPLDSYQIPPPPVVVPPPPTPPTLSGHSLNQDSLLTIAAYNSNINNCGRMNRKRGYFEGSDSSTEAKYQRLVLQ